One Cyprinus carpio isolate SPL01 chromosome A16, ASM1834038v1, whole genome shotgun sequence genomic region harbors:
- the LOC109102290 gene encoding thioredoxin-interacting protein-like, with translation MGVLTKKPKTFDVQFSDPNKSAYSGGDKVAGRVIVEVAEVVQISAVKLFGIGCAKVDYNKGKMHCRDEIEYLKYEEVLHLDHQPTDADGSITLRPGNRYEFMFGFELPQAGCLVSSYVGKFGSVQYYVKAVIEKSSQPYAECKRYFEVVEPIDVNTQELMDPVTGAKQKKVTCMFIPDGSVSVSARIGRKGYCEGEDICIDAQFENSCSRIVVPKAAIIAKHIYRANGRTKEFHKKLTSVRGDHIISGMCDVWQGRVLPVPKLKPTILGCDIIHVDYFLRIYLHIPGSEKLILDLPLVIGTIPYSGMNSRTSSMSSQDSSNTSSTCVSLPSCPPSYSEISQDNRMDSSFIPLLNDYDEDDSPIFMRSSEYHLPPSPPAYTEQN, from the exons atggGTGTACTAACAAAGAAACCCAAGACCTTCGATGTTCAGTTTAGTGACCCGAACAAGAGCGCGTACAGCGGCGGAGATAAAGTGGCCGGGCGGGTGATCGTGGAGGTGGCGGAGGTGGTGCAGATCTCCGCAGTTAAATTGTTCGGAATTGGATGCGCTAAAGTTGATTATAATAAAGGGAAGATGCACTGCAGGGATGAGATTGAGTACCTGAAATATGAAGAAGTTCTTCACCTCGATCATCAGCCAACAG ATGCAGATGGCTCCATCACTCTCAGGCCTGGAAACAGATATGAGTTCATGTTCGGGTTCGAACTTCCACAGGCAGG GTGCCTTGTTTCCTCCTATGTGGGAAAGTTTGGCTCAGTCCAATACTACGTGAAGGCAGTCATAGAGAAATCAAGTCAGCCATATGCGGAATGCAAGCGGTATTTTGAGGTGGTGGAACCCATTGATGTCAACACCCAAGAGCTGATG GATCCAGTTACAGGAGCAAAACAGAAGAAAGTCACCTGCATGTTTATTCCCGATGGCAGTGTTTCCGTGTCCGCTCGCATTGGCCGGAAGGGTTACTGTGAGGGAGAAGACATTTGCATCGACGCTCAGTTTGAGAACTCTTGTTCTCGGATTGTCGTTCCTAAAGCCGCCATCATAGCCAAGCACATTTATCGGGCGAACGGCCGCACCAAAGAGTTTCACAAGAAACTCACTTCTGTCAGAGGAGACCACATCATCTCCGGCATGTGTGACGTGTGGCAGGGGAGAGTACTTCCTGTGCCAAAGCTGAAGCCAACCATCCTGGGCTGTGACATCATCCACGTTGACTATTTTCTAAGG ATCTACTTGCATATCCCAGGAAGTGAGAAGCTCATCCTAGATCTTCCTCTGGTCATCGGGACGATCCCCTACAGCGGCATGAACAGTCGCACCAGTAGCATGAGCAGCCAGGACAGCAGTAATACCTCCAGCACCTGCGTGTCCCTCCCGTCCTGTCCACCCAGCTATAGCGAAATCTCCCAGGACAATCGCATGGATAGTTCCTTCATTCCCCTCCTGAATGATTATGATGAGGATGACAGTCCTATATTCATGCGCAGTAGCGAGTATCATCTCCCCCCATCTCCCCCGGCATACACTGAG CAAAACTAA
- the LOC109102288 gene encoding hemojuvelin-like, which translates to MGMAASAVGGNHLHTSWKHFVIIVITLLLLSAPSVCAQCRILRCNSDFVAATLEIGVIGGGGKEGANAGYCSALRSYALCTQRTARACRGDLAYHSAVQGIEDLLIQNRCPKTGPTAQPRPLPLPQAPLSGDICFYEKGFIQREGRPPEYLHCGVFGDPHIRTFNEEFQTCAVQGAWPLIDNQYLYIQATSTPTRGSSYTTVLTKITVILKNWRECAELQIYQAELDNVPPAFVDGSVTGRDRRGHQSLRIHSHDPGRHAEVWAKHIGTTIVVRQLGRSLSLSVRSPRAIVESYTPEQDLQLCVWGCPLSQRLETPYAHPSMPAYAHCSSLLPVRDVYFQACLFDLQVTGNLNSSASAVVALEDARAMISDPDRVHLLTDRSGNNPPSLPMVLALSVLVETLRHAFLGPV; encoded by the exons ATGGGAATGGCAGCATCAGCTGTTGGTGGGAATCATTTACACACATCATGGAAACACTTTGTGATCATTGTTATAACGCTCCTGCTCTTAAGTGCTCCTTCAG TATGTGCACAGTGTCGAATCCTGAGATGTAATTCAGATTTTGTGGCTGCGACTCTGGAAATTGGCGTTATTGGAGGAGGGGGTAAAGAGGGTGCTAATGCTGGCTACTGCAGCGCCCTGCGGTCCTACGCACTCTGCACCCAGCGAACGGCCCGAGCATGCCGTGGAGACCTGGCGTACCACTCTGCCGTGCAGGGTATCGAGGACCTGCTCATCCAAAATCGTTGCCCCAAAACAGGCCCCACAGCTCAGCCGCGGCCCCTGCCCCTGCCCCAGGCCCCTCTCTCAGGGGACATATGCTTCTATGAGAAGGGGTTTATACAGAGGGAGGGCCGGCCCCCAGAGTACCTGCACTGCGGGGTGTTTGGGGACCCTCATATCCGCACCTTTAATGAAGAGTTCCAGACGTGTGCTGTGCAGGGCGCCTGGCCTCTCATAGACAACCAGTACCTGTACATCCAGGCCACCAGCACGCCCACTAGAGGGAGCTCTTATACCACTGTACTCACAAAg ATCACGGTTATCTTGAAGAACTGGCGTGAGTGTGCAGAGCTACAGATATATCAAGCGGAGCTGGATAATGTTCCCCCGGCGTTTGTGGATGGTTCTGTGACCGGCAGAGATCGCAGAGGCCATCAGAGCCTGCGCATTCACTCTCACGATCCTGGCCGACACGCTGAGGTCTGGGCTAAGCACATTGGGACGACGATAGTTGTGCGTCAGCTCGGCCGGTCACTGAGTCTGTCTGTCCGCTCCCCTCGTGCGATTGTGGAGTCCTATACGCCTGAACAGGACTTGCAGTTGTGCGTATGGGGGTGTCCGCTCTCACAGCGTCTGGAGACGCCGTACGCGCATCCGTCCATGCCTGCATACGCTCACTGCTCCTCACTGCTTCCGGTGCGGGATGTGTATTTCCAGGCTTGCTTGTTTGATCTACAGGTTACTGGAAATTTGAACTCCAGTGCATCCGCTGTGGTTGCGCTAGAGGACGCTCGTGCGATGATCTCGGACCCTGATAGGGTCCACCTGCTGACGGACAGATCAGGTAACAACCCTCCATCATTGCCGATGGTGCTGGCCTTAAGCGTCCTTGTAGAGACCCTCAGACATGCTTTCTTGGGCCCAGTGTGA